The DNA window TCAAACATGTTCACTTTCCAGATCTCGTCCGTGGTCAGATGCTCTTCCCACGGCGGCATGGCGGAGGCCCATGGAGCACCCTCGGTCGGCAGTCCCGGCCCCCCCTTGGCAATTCTCCAGAACACAAAGGTTTCCTGCAACTGTGCAATTGTGCCCGGATCCGAAAAGTTCGCCGGGATCGGGACAAATGCATACGCAAACATCCCGCGGCCGTTCAGGTTATCCCCGTGACAAAAGTGACAGTTTTGGAAGAATATGGCTCCGCCGTCTCTCACATTCTTCATATAAGGCGGCGCATTGGGGTCAAACGGATTCATTTTGAAATATTTTGCTTCCTGTCCCACCGGAAGATATTTGCCGTTTTCGTCCACCCTGAATGGATTTTGAGCGGTCTGCAATGTAAAGTTTTGCCCGCGCACCGTGACAGAGGCCGGCGGGGCCGGATGAACCGTCCTTAAGTCGATCGGCTCGTCATACTTAGGGACGTTGAAATCGTACGTCCCGTACCCGATGAGCAAAGGGAGAGCCACAAAGCTCACGGTTCGGATCCCTTTGTAAATCGGATTGACTGCCAGGACGGTGTTCAGGATGGGTCTTTTAAACTCGGTCCATGCCTTCTCCGTGGAAGAAATAAAGAGGAAAACGACCAGGGTCACCAACCCCATATAGGTATAAAGAAGGGCGACCGGTATAGGGGGGAACAACACAAACTTGAAGATCGAGTACGCTCCGAGCCACATAAGGATGGCTTGGGGGAAGGCCGGTATCCGTTTGCCCATCTTCGTCAAAGCATAGTTTACGCCGACGTAGATGAACGCCACCGCCGTGATGATCAGAAGTAATTCTATTGGCATTGCACCCGGAATCCACATCATTGACCTCCGAAATGATCAAATCATTCGAACCATGTAATGTTCACTGAACTTGATGGAATTGTTCCGCCCCGATTACTTTGAGGCCGATTTTCCACCGCCACCGCCGCACACCGTCGCAAACGACTCCTGCGGGGGTCCGTTCAAACCGTCTTTTTTAGCTTGATCGCAATTCTGAGCCAATAAGTAATCGGCCATCTTTTCCAATGCCCCGTAAGTGAATTTCTGGGCAAAATCCTGAATCATCGGCGAAACGGCCGGTGTGGCTTTTTGAACAAACTGAGGAACGATGAACGCATTCGGATTTACGATGGATTCCATGATATATTCTTTGGGCGTTTTGGCATGGGCCTTCCCGGCCTTGACCTGGGCCTGGTACTCCGGAGAGGCGATGCGCCTCGCCGCATTGTGACCCTCGATCAGCAGTGGCCCGATCACACCGAATTTCGCGGTGGCGATCCCCGGAATCTGGTGACAGGCGAAACAGCCCATTTTCGTTACAATCTGTTCCGGCGTATCGGAGGCCAAGGCCACAGGCGGTCCGGCAGGGGCGGCTGCCTGAGCCGCTGCCGGGGCACCCGCTTTGGGCCGTTCGGATTCCGGGATAAACTTTTCATAGGCCGCGCGAATCTCTTTCGCGGAGGGCGGTGTATTCCCTTCCCTGAAAAACAGCCAGGTATCCACCGCGATCAGCTGGTCGATCGTTAAACTGATCGGGGGCTTATGGATGGCCGGCATCGGGCTCTCTCTGTCGTTGGTGCCTTTTGTGCCAAAACCGGACACCACATAACAGGAGGGACACACGTGAGATTCGGCGATATATTCCTCGGCGGTTGTGGCCCGCCCGCTTCCTTTAAAGGACTCGGTTTGGATCGTATCGGGCTTAAGATACTTTGGATCCTTGATCCGCTCCGCGGACCGTTCGGCAATCCCAATCAGGTTCGGGGCACGGTCACCGATATCACCTTTCTTAAAGGTATGGCAAAGCGGACATTGCCCCGGACCGATGCCGCGCTCGGCAAACCCGCCGACCTTTCCGAAAATAATGCTTTCACCCATATCGGCCAATTTATCCACGGGCATGGAGTCCACCGCACCGGCCTCCATCTTTGGCGGG is part of the Nitrospiria bacterium genome and encodes:
- a CDS encoding nitric oxide reductase, producing the protein MMAIGFYMVMTGIFDTYSNWLPQVEGKVPLPPPKMEAGAVDSMPVDKLADMGESIIFGKVGGFAERGIGPGQCPLCHTFKKGDIGDRAPNLIGIAERSAERIKDPKYLKPDTIQTESFKGSGRATTAEEYIAESHVCPSCYVVSGFGTKGTNDRESPMPAIHKPPISLTIDQLIAVDTWLFFREGNTPPSAKEIRAAYEKFIPESERPKAGAPAAAQAAAPAGPPVALASDTPEQIVTKMGCFACHQIPGIATAKFGVIGPLLIEGHNAARRIASPEYQAQVKAGKAHAKTPKEYIMESIVNPNAFIVPQFVQKATPAVSPMIQDFAQKFTYGALEKMADYLLAQNCDQAKKDGLNGPPQESFATVCGGGGGKSASK
- a CDS encoding cytochrome c, translating into MPIELLLIITAVAFIYVGVNYALTKMGKRIPAFPQAILMWLGAYSIFKFVLFPPIPVALLYTYMGLVTLVVFLFISSTEKAWTEFKRPILNTVLAVNPIYKGIRTVSFVALPLLIGYGTYDFNVPKYDEPIDLRTVHPAPPASVTVRGQNFTLQTAQNPFRVDENGKYLPVGQEAKYFKMNPFDPNAPPYMKNVRDGGAIFFQNCHFCHGDNLNGRGMFAYAFVPIPANFSDPGTIAQLQETFVFWRIAKGGPGLPTEGAPWASAMPPWEEHLTTDEIWKVNMFEYWHTEFFPRTWD